CGTACACTGACCAGTTTGAACAAAAAGTACAGCGTGTTGCAACAACACACCGACTATAGAAACGTGACAAGAAAAACCACAAGTTAATGGTGTAGGTTTCTGTACTTCTAAGTTCACTTTGAACCTAATTTGAAAAAATTTATGAATTGATTTGTGCTGCAAACAGCTCACACACGTAACACAGCCACTCTTTCTTTAGACTGCAAACAGACGGACTACCTGAGAGCTCCATCCCAAAACGACATGTGATCACACTTACAATTTACTAAGCAACACTGACAGTGAACAGCTAGAATTGTATTGCAGAATGATCTtgtcacacaaacaaacacattgtTAGATTTAGGTCCAAGTAGTGGGCTTCATATAGCCTGGAACCAGATGTGTTTGTGCTTTCTTGCCAACTCATATGGTCCTCATCAGGTGgaaatgaccataggagttggcaagacagcacaaacacgtCTGAGACCAGGTTTTGTAAGAGTTCCATTTaaaacctggtctcagagctcCCTCGTTTCATAGTGTTGCTCATGAACTGCTTATCGTGTTCAAAGCTGAGGTTATTGTGAGACCTGGAGATCATGAGCAGTTTCTCTTTCTTGGTGTAATCCTGTTTGACTGCTACCTGGGGCAGCTGCAGTCTGTCCATAGGATCCTCCTTGTTCTCCAGCTTCATGTAGCCTTTACTGTTGCTGCGGTCCAGCCGGGGCCAGCTGGGATGTTTCCTTTGCTCTGGCTTCACTGTTAGGGTGGTGGGCCTTCGATCCAGGTCCAGAGACTTGGAGTGAGAAGACAGCATGTGGAGGGAGTTGTTGGAGCCGAAGTCCTTGCGGGCAGTCCCGGGGGACAGGTACCTCCCACTGGCAGAGCCTGGGGACAGAGAGCTATGAGAGGACGAGAAGGAGTGGGACTCTGTGGCTGAGTTACTCCTGAGGAGCATGACGTCGGGAGGTTTGTAGGCTTTGGCAATGTCTGCCGGGACAGGCACAGCCAGGGACTCCACAGAGGGGGGTCGGGACCTAACACTAATGTGCTCCAGGTCCTCTGTGATGTTGTCCATGTCAGGCTCGTCGATCACACAGTTGTTGAGCTTGATAACGGGCAAGGTGAAAGCGCTGATCGAGGACGAGACGATTGACCTGGTCTGGCATCTCTTGGGGAAGCTGCTCTTCTCGTCCCTGTGGCGGCTGCCCTCATGCTGCAGACCAAAGATGGAGCCAGAGCGCTCTCTGTAGAATGAAGGCAGGAGACCATGCCCCCCTTTGGCCTCGTTGAGAAGACCCTCCTCGTCCTCCGTAGAGCTGGCCCTGCGAGACACCCTCACATTGTTCCCCATGCCGGGGAACCCTAGCAGGGTGTTAGCAGCAAGCTTGGAGGCACACTGGTTCCCATAGGTCCGGACCTCATGCTCCCTACAAGAGCCTGAATAGGCCCCGTTCATGTACTTGTGCTCTTTGATCCTCAGGCTGTGGATGTCGATGACGGTGGAGTACATGTCTCTCATGTGGATCACCTTGGTCTCCCGGTCCCTGTTTTCGTGCAGGATGGCGTTGGCACAGATGAAGATGAAGATACCGATACCCATGGTGAAGGGGCCAAGCATCTTCATCTTCTCAGAGTGCAGGTGCTGCTCAAAGAACTGGGCCAGTGTACCACTTTCCTCCCGGGTCACCCTAGTGTCGTTGGTGGATAGTTTGGCGTTGGCCGCTGCGAGGTCCTCTCTGTGTGGCCAGTAGCCCAGCACGGCCATGGCGATGCCCATCAGCAGGATCAATACACCCAGGATGAGGAAGAACCCAGAGGCAGAGTAGAGGCGGATCTTTCCCCTGACCACCACTACGTCGGCCCTGGGTTTGCGCTTGGCCCTCCTCTTCTGCTGGGCCTCTCCTGGGGCTGGGGACTGGATGGGCAGGTGGTGTTGGGAGCGGGCCGAGTCCTGCCTCTTCAGTGCAGCAAGGTGACCCGTAATCACTCCACCAGCTGAAATCATCACTACCGCTGTCCACGGCCCTGTAAAGACAAACAGAGAAGGGAAGTGAGACGCATCTGGTATGTTTACTGATGTCTCTTCTCTAGTTGCTGGGTTGCTGGCACTGTCCTCCTGGTATTCCCATGGTGGGAGGCAGAGCAACCTTAACCTTTTGGGGGGCGTCATCAAGCTGGGAACAGCATCTGCAGAAAGCATTAGCTTGCTTTGGTAATTAAAAATGATGACAATTATGTTCTAATATTAATTCTAGTCACAGCCCGTAGGCAACAATTCATCTGGCATGTGGTGTTTGCCCTCTTTGTTTTTCCTCGCTAAAAGAAAGGAGGACTTTTTTGGAAGCCAAAATGATGATTGAAATGGCAAATTGCATTATGTTTGTGAGCGAATGAATCCAGATTTAGCTGTGATATAGCACCTTACATTTACACATGTCCCCTGCCTTTTCCGCTCCAGCTGTTTGTATCT
This region of Salvelinus alpinus chromosome 8, SLU_Salpinus.1, whole genome shotgun sequence genomic DNA includes:
- the LOC139583019 gene encoding transmembrane protein 200A-like — translated: MISAGGVITGHLAALKRQDSARSQHHLPIQSPAPGEAQQKRRAKRKPRADVVVVRGKIRLYSASGFFLILGVLILLMGIAMAVLGYWPHREDLAAANAKLSTNDTRVTREESGTLAQFFEQHLHSEKMKMLGPFTMGIGIFIFICANAILHENRDRETKVIHMRDMYSTVIDIHSLRIKEHKYMNGAYSGSCREHEVRTYGNQCASKLAANTLLGFPGMGNNVRVSRRASSTEDEEGLLNEAKGGHGLLPSFYRERSGSIFGLQHEGSRHRDEKSSFPKRCQTRSIVSSSISAFTLPVIKLNNCVIDEPDMDNITEDLEHISVRSRPPSVESLAVPVPADIAKAYKPPDVMLLRSNSATESHSFSSSHSSLSPGSASGRYLSPGTARKDFGSNNSLHMLSSHSKSLDLDRRPTTLTVKPEQRKHPSWPRLDRSNSKGYMKLENKEDPMDRLQLPQVAVKQDYTKKEKLLMISRSHNNLSFEHDKQFMSNTMKRGSSETRF